From a region of the Bradyrhizobium sp. KBS0727 genome:
- a CDS encoding SDR family NAD(P)-dependent oxidoreductase — protein MSEFKQLSRSVKGLTVLVTGAASGMGRATARVFAAEGANVAVTDINLEPTQAVADAITATGGKAKAWKLDVADRTDITTVVNDVAEHFGGLDIIVNNAGISVRVAIDDDGYEEAWAKGLAVMLTAHPRIIRAALPYLRQSKCPRIVNIASTEALGATALHSPYSAAKAGVTGLTRSLAVELGRDGITVNCICPGPITTAITSRISDEHKAIYARRRTALNRYGDPEEVAHMTLSLCLPAASFLTGAVIPVDGGLMARNA, from the coding sequence ATGTCGGAATTCAAGCAGCTCAGCCGTTCGGTCAAAGGCCTGACCGTTCTCGTCACCGGCGCCGCCAGCGGCATGGGCCGCGCCACCGCGCGCGTATTCGCGGCCGAAGGCGCCAACGTCGCCGTCACCGATATCAACCTCGAGCCCACGCAGGCCGTCGCCGACGCGATCACGGCAACGGGCGGCAAGGCCAAGGCGTGGAAGCTCGACGTCGCCGACCGCACCGACATCACCACGGTCGTGAATGACGTTGCCGAGCATTTCGGCGGGCTCGACATCATCGTCAACAATGCCGGCATCTCCGTGCGCGTCGCGATCGACGATGACGGCTATGAAGAAGCCTGGGCCAAGGGACTGGCGGTGATGCTGACCGCGCATCCGCGCATCATCCGCGCCGCGCTGCCCTATCTGCGCCAATCGAAATGCCCGCGGATCGTCAACATCGCCTCGACCGAGGCGCTCGGCGCCACCGCGCTGCACAGCCCCTATTCGGCGGCGAAGGCCGGCGTCACCGGGCTAACGCGTTCGCTCGCGGTCGAACTCGGCCGCGACGGCATCACCGTGAACTGCATCTGCCCGGGCCCGATCACGACCGCCATCACGTCCCGGATTTCGGACGAGCACAAGGCGATCTATGCCCGGCGTCGCACCGCGCTTAACCGTTACGGCGATCCCGAGGAGGTCGCCCATATGACGCTCAGCCTGTGCCTGCCGGCGGCGTCGTTTCTGACCGGCGCGGTAATTCCGGTGGACGGCGGGCTGATGGCGCGCAACGCGTGA